The DNA region GACGATACGTATCTGATTAAGGTCAGGATGACTTTCTCCATTGGAATCTAACATCTGCGAAATAGTAAGGTTTAGTTGGGTGTTGCCTGCCTTTTTGGCCTTAAAAGGGACAGTAACCAAGAGGCCGCTTCCACTTACTCCTTTCATCCCTGCTCCACTGTTCGTCTGGGTCGTGGCAATAGAGAGTATATTGCCGGTCAGCATATTAAAGGTAAGCGGATTTTCCAGAAAATCGCCAAAGACAATCCCTTCTTCATCTACCTCATCTACCTCCAGGTAGTCGCTATCAAATTTGAGGTCAAAAGCCGTCCCGAACAGATTAGTTACATTTTCGGCTCTTATCTCTATGGTAAAGGTCTCTTTCCGCTTAACATCTACCAGCAGAGGAGACATAACCAGGGCTGAATGGGAAGTAGTGAAAGAAAGAATCTGAGGCTCGTTAGCATTACCGGATTGATCGGTAGAACTAATCATCAGGTAATATGTTTTATCGGGGTTAAGAGCGCTTAAATGGACCACATGTTCCTCGACGTAGGTTTCATCGGTCTTTTTCTGTTCTCTGATGGCGGCCATAGAGGGGCCGTAGTTCACCTGGCTGGTGGCCGGTTTATCAGTTTCCCAGTAGACAAGGGCTCTTTCAGCCGAGGGTGTGATTGAAGAATTAGAGATAGCCGGTGGGGTTTGATCCGGTTCTGTGGGGCTGTTTCCTCCTCCCCCACATCCTCCACAGCCGGTTAGCAGGAGAGTAAGTATGCCCATCATACTTCCCCATTTTAATAGGTTCATAATTTCCACCTCCCTTTGTCATTTAATATCGGCAAATTTGTTCTTAAACTTGAGAAAAATGTACCGTTTCCTAACATCTTGAACACTTGAGACTTTGATTATGGCCAGCGAAAAGGCCGAATTTGCCCGCATTTGGCCGCAAAATCAGCGTTTCGGCTGACTCACTGACTGTTCAACATGTTAGGTTACACTACATAAACTTGAGAAAAAGTTGACAATCTCTTGTTTTTTGGTTATAGTATTACTCGATGCTCGATACTCGATGCTCGATACTGATAAAGGATCTAGTGTCCAGTATCGAGCATCCAACATCGAGCATCCAGCATCCAGCATCGAACATCGAGCATCGAGCATCCAACATCGAGCATCCAGCATCCAGCATCGAGCATCGAGCATCGAGCATCCAGTATCCAGCATCGAGCATCGAGCATCGAGCATCCAGCATCGAGTATCCAGCATCGAGTATCGAGTATCGAGTATCGAGTATCGAGCATCGAGCATCGAGCATCGAGCATCGAGTATCGAGCATCGAGCATCGAGCATCGAGTATCCAGGCTATGATTATTTTAGGGATCGACCCAGGAACGGCCACTACCGGCTTTGGTATTGTGGAAAATAAAGATGATCGGCTTTCTACGATTGACTACGGCTGTATCCGAACTGAAGCCAAGACTCCTTTTGGTCTCAGGTTAAACCGGATATACGAGCATCTTGTTGAAATCATTGGCCGATATAATCCGGACTCAATAGCTATGGAGGCTCTCTTTTTCTGTCGAAATGTGAAAACAGCCTTATCTGTTGGACAGGCCCAGGGGGCGATCATATTAGCCGCCACCAGGGCCGGACGACCCCTTTATGAATATACTCCCTTGCAGATAAAGCAGGCGGTGACCGGCTTTGGTCGGGCAAGTAAAGACCAGGTTCAAGAGATGGTTCGTATCTTGCTTAATTTGCCTCAGCCTCCCCAACCAGATGATGCGGCCGATGCCCTGGCCGCCGCTATTTGCCATATCCACTTATGGCAATTTGCAAAGGGAAGGCAGTAACTACTAAGTAGTTACGAAAGGCAGATAAAGTCAGGGCAAAAAGTTGTTGCTTTATGGGGGGAAATATGTTACACTAATAAAGAAGTTTCGACCTGTACGGTTAGAGGTTACAAGCAATTCCCTTCAAACCTGAAAGGTTTGAATTTTACATAACCACAGGTGAAACCTGCGGAAGGCGAAACAGCTACGAATATCTCAACCCTGAAAGGGTTGAATTCTATGCGATGGATAACATTCGACCCTTGCAGGGTCGAGCGTTGCGATTTGTTTCCGTAGATTGCATCTACGGCTATTTAAAATTCGACGCTTTCAGCGTCAGTAGTCTACAACCTAACCGTACGGGTTGAGAAGTTTTGCCGCCCGGTGGTCTAGTCCAGCTCGGCGAAAATGCCTGAGCGGTTTCAGCCAGGTTCGAGGATTCAAGGGTTCAATGGATAAACAAAAAATCATTA from bacterium includes:
- a CDS encoding cohesin domain-containing protein, with amino-acid sequence MNLLKWGSMMGILTLLLTGCGGCGGGGNSPTEPDQTPPAISNSSITPSAERALVYWETDKPATSQVNYGPSMAAIREQKKTDETYVEEHVVHLSALNPDKTYYLMISSTDQSGNANEPQILSFTTSHSALVMSPLLVDVKRKETFTIEIRAENVTNLFGTAFDLKFDSDYLEVDEVDEEGIVFGDFLENPLTFNMLTGNILSIATTQTNSGAGMKGVSGSGLLVTVPFKAKKAGNTQLNLTISQMLDSNGESHPDLNQIRIVGGKVNIR
- the ruvC gene encoding crossover junction endodeoxyribonuclease RuvC, yielding MIILGIDPGTATTGFGIVENKDDRLSTIDYGCIRTEAKTPFGLRLNRIYEHLVEIIGRYNPDSIAMEALFFCRNVKTALSVGQAQGAIILAATRAGRPLYEYTPLQIKQAVTGFGRASKDQVQEMVRILLNLPQPPQPDDAADALAAAICHIHLWQFAKGRQ